One Dictyoglomus turgidum DSM 6724 DNA window includes the following coding sequences:
- a CDS encoding D-alanine--D-alanine ligase family protein — protein sequence MRVGVLIGVKSSEKEIALKTARNIINALKLKGYDYIEIPIDENVVENIKKSKIDVAIISAHGKYGEDGTIQGLLELLGIPYVGSGVLASALALDKMMAKKIFTFHQIPTPKWKELSKKEIETRDLNEILKDLSYLKKPWIIKPATQGSTIGLSLVNQEEELLKGIELAFQYDENIIVEEYIKGIEITAGIYDVNKPICLPLIEIIPKTGFYDYKTKYTPGLSDHIIPARLPKEVYEKAQGLGILAHQALGCRHLSRVDMIVEENTNNIYVLEVNTIPGMTETSLYPEAAKAFGIEFPDLIDNFIKATLKVI from the coding sequence ATGAGAGTTGGGGTTCTTATTGGCGTAAAGTCAAGTGAAAAAGAAATTGCTTTAAAAACAGCTCGCAATATTATAAATGCCCTAAAGTTAAAGGGATATGATTATATTGAAATCCCTATCGATGAAAATGTGGTTGAAAATATTAAAAAATCAAAAATTGATGTGGCTATTATATCTGCTCATGGTAAATATGGAGAAGATGGAACTATTCAAGGATTACTTGAACTTTTAGGTATTCCTTACGTGGGATCCGGCGTCCTTGCAAGTGCTCTTGCTCTTGATAAAATGATGGCAAAAAAGATATTCACCTTCCATCAAATCCCAACTCCTAAATGGAAAGAGCTATCTAAGAAAGAAATTGAAACAAGAGATTTAAATGAAATTTTAAAAGACTTATCCTACCTTAAAAAACCGTGGATTATAAAACCTGCAACCCAGGGATCCACTATTGGTCTTTCATTAGTTAACCAAGAGGAAGAATTATTAAAAGGTATAGAACTTGCTTTTCAATACGATGAAAATATTATTGTGGAAGAATACATAAAAGGAATAGAAATTACTGCAGGAATTTATGATGTAAACAAGCCCATATGTTTACCCCTCATAGAGATCATACCTAAAACAGGATTTTACGATTATAAAACCAAATATACCCCAGGACTTTCAGATCATATAATTCCCGCAAGGCTACCTAAGGAAGTCTATGAAAAAGCCCAAGGGCTTGGCATATTAGCTCACCAAGCCCTCGGATGTAGACACCTCTCAAGAGTAGATATGATCGTAGAAGAAAACACAAACAATATCTACGTCTTAGAAGTAAACACCATTCCTGGAATGACAGAAACAAGCCTATACCCAGAAGCTGCAAAAGCTTTTGGTATAGAATTTCCTGACCTTATAGATAATTTCATAAAAGCAACCCTTAAAGTCATATAA
- a CDS encoding S4 domain-containing protein: MGQKIDELFLEIKDKKIKEKVRELYDVFQKVAQKGGLYVTGFLSLTEQYYFQRISGYFTNELYTSLYGGVDGAERKRGFISDKIELIEYIDYNKYLVGISINPEEKISISFLKEIFEKNVLLDKVGDIWYSDGIKMVLASETLFEVQKILGENNINFELLTLDQLKTYSKATRIIRTTESSKRLDSIGGAALGISRSKMQTYIKAGVVTVNGKKVADTHYELEEGDVVIVQELGNFKINKINVTPKGKFYMEIERSLRR, from the coding sequence ATGGGACAAAAGATTGATGAACTTTTTTTAGAAATAAAGGATAAAAAGATTAAAGAGAAAGTAAGAGAGTTATATGATGTATTTCAAAAAGTAGCACAGAAGGGTGGATTATATGTCACTGGGTTTTTAAGTTTGACAGAACAATATTATTTCCAAAGAATAAGTGGTTACTTTACTAATGAATTATACACATCTCTTTATGGTGGTGTAGATGGAGCAGAGAGAAAAAGAGGATTTATTTCAGATAAAATAGAACTGATTGAATACATTGATTACAATAAATATTTAGTAGGTATAAGTATAAATCCTGAAGAAAAGATATCCATCTCCTTTTTAAAAGAGATTTTTGAGAAAAATGTTCTATTGGATAAGGTAGGTGACATATGGTATTCTGATGGAATAAAAATGGTTCTGGCAAGCGAGACTTTGTTCGAGGTTCAAAAGATTTTGGGGGAGAATAATATAAATTTTGAATTATTGACCTTAGATCAACTAAAAACCTATTCAAAAGCTACTAGAATCATACGCACTACTGAAAGCTCTAAAAGGTTAGACTCTATTGGTGGTGCTGCTCTTGGAATTTCAAGAAGTAAGATGCAAACTTATATAAAGGCAGGCGTTGTTACGGTAAATGGAAAAAAAGTAGCTGATACTCACTATGAGCTTGAAGAGGGAGATGTGGTAATAGTCCAAGAACTCGGAAATTTTAAGATAAATAAAATTAATGTAACTCCAAAAGGTAAATTCTATATGGAAATTGAGAGGAGTTTAAGAAGATAA
- the prmA gene encoding 50S ribosomal protein L11 methyltransferase, protein MEYFELMFKTAKELEESIVAILEDVDSIGIAIEDNFFDESILWDYIDKSFSERNYILIKAYFDRNVDIDRIIDKIRTKIKEIFGEAKVEIEYRIIREEDWTNKWKKYAKPIYLDRIVVLPSWEEIGNVEDRILIRIDPGMAFGTGNHPTTIMCIEMLQKYLKEGMDVLDVGTGSGILSIVAKKLGGDKVKGVDIDEKAIEVAKKNAEGNHVEVEFQKNDLIDGINEKYDIVVANLIAEIILKLNANVKRVLKTDGIYIVSGIVQEKLDMILNSLRESGFKLLEVKEKEDWYTVVAQNED, encoded by the coding sequence GTGGAATACTTTGAGTTGATGTTTAAAACAGCAAAAGAATTAGAAGAGTCTATAGTGGCTATTTTGGAGGATGTAGATTCCATAGGTATAGCTATAGAAGATAACTTTTTTGATGAATCTATTCTTTGGGATTATATAGATAAAAGTTTTTCAGAGAGAAATTATATTCTTATAAAAGCTTATTTTGATCGGAATGTAGATATAGATAGAATAATTGATAAAATAAGAACAAAAATTAAGGAGATATTTGGAGAAGCAAAGGTGGAGATAGAGTATAGGATTATTAGAGAAGAAGACTGGACTAATAAGTGGAAGAAATATGCAAAGCCAATATATTTAGATAGAATTGTAGTTCTACCCTCTTGGGAGGAAATAGGAAACGTTGAAGATAGAATCCTCATTAGAATAGATCCTGGAATGGCTTTTGGAACAGGAAATCATCCCACTACTATTATGTGTATTGAGATGCTTCAAAAATATCTAAAAGAGGGAATGGATGTTTTAGATGTAGGAACTGGATCAGGAATTCTCTCTATTGTTGCTAAAAAGCTTGGAGGAGATAAGGTTAAAGGGGTTGATATTGATGAAAAGGCTATAGAGGTTGCAAAGAAAAATGCAGAAGGGAATCATGTAGAAGTGGAGTTTCAGAAAAATGATCTAATAGATGGAATAAATGAAAAATACGATATAGTTGTAGCAAATTTAATTGCCGAGATTATTTTAAAACTAAATGCTAATGTAAAAAGGGTTTTGAAGACAGATGGAATATATATTGTTTCGGGAATTGTACAAGAAAAGTTAGACATGATTTTAAACTCTTTAAGAGAAAGTGGTTTTAAATTGTTAGAAGTAAAAGAAAAAGAAGATTGGTACACGGTTGTGGCTCAAAATGAAGATTAG